The Scyliorhinus canicula chromosome 11, sScyCan1.1, whole genome shotgun sequence genome contains a region encoding:
- the szl gene encoding sizzled, protein MPGLTRGCVLSLLCVPWFVLRTHCFDIGLSTKCVPVPKEMGLCQDVGYSEMRLPNLMGHTAFGEVIPRSAEWEPLLRTGCHSQAATFLCSLFAPVCLDTFIQPCRSMCVAVRDSCRHVLACHGQSWPDAFDCDRFPADEDTCLTSINTESAAYRKFFPKPTCQGCPAAEEPGAHKRVLQTFCQNNFAVKVTLARRKGATGVSEYDVQGRVEMISPGSLFPFGTRTIIQQWLLINANCAHTMIRSSNRGAQYVLIGNVRDANIIVNKIYLWHKRDTQLTLAARKWKQHKCSKDA, encoded by the exons atgcCAGGTCTGACGAGGGGATGTGTCCTGTCGCTCTTGTGTGTCCCCTGGTTTGTGCTGCGGACACATTGCTTTGACATCGGACTATCGACCAAGTGCGTGCCCGTGCCGAAGGAGATGGGACTGTGCCAGGATGTGGGATACTCCGAAATGAGGCTCCCGAACCTGATGGGTCACACGGCGTTCGGAGAGGTTATCCCGAGGTCGGCGGAATGGGAGCCGCTCCTCCGCACCGGCTGTCACTCGCAGGCCGCCACTTTCCTCTGCTCGCTCTTCGCTCCAGTCTGCCTCGATAC GTTCATCCAGCCCTGCAGGAGTATGTGTGTTGCTGTGAGGGACAGTTGTCGCCATGTCCTCGCCTGCCACGGGCAGTCGTGGCCCGATGCCTTTGACTGTGATCGATTCCCAGCCGATGAAGACACCTGCCTCACGTCGATCAATACAGAGTCTGCGGCTTATCGCAAAT TTTTCCCGAAACCTACTTGCCAGGGCTGCCCCGCTGCAGAGGAGCCAGGTGCACACAAAAGAGTTTTGCAAACATTTTGTCAGAACAATTTTG CTGTGAAAGTGACACTGGCCAGGAGGAAGGGCGCCACGGGAGTTTCCGAGTACGATGTCCAAGGGCGGGTGGAGATGATCAGCCCCGGCTCGCTGTTTCCCTTTGGGACACGCACCATTATTCAGCAGTGGCTCCTGATCAATGCAAACTGCGCCCACACCATGATACGGAGCAGCAACCGAGGCGCGCAGTACGTCCTGATCGGCAATGTCCGCGATGCCAACATTATAGTTAACAAAATCTACTTGTGGCACAAAAGGGACACTCAATTGACGCTCGCCGCTCGCAAATGGAAACAACATAAATGCTCGAAGGATGCTTGA
- the LOC119973408 gene encoding uncharacterized protein LOC119973408 isoform X2 → MAAAMEKLQLQREGTGVPYKQRLEMLIGDSTDNLIKRIMRLILQDTYEAQSELHTIMLNLFEKISINGAEDCRPEAHVFLQRFAEIAWSELVDECFAEGSMKLIHSHSTFFQALGFLRRISCYMPCVRRMWDKRYRIVTNIGIMLVFDGEITHLRHFIWQECLKILYNCLVLCTEDDIKYLCQLQIFNCLEVAWKMSDQRLNLGLLVKAWLVLAEHYHIQICKQTWDRSSFPQIIWYLSQEDEYEMAGVHVARKAMMAVENPEEYKKNPYVHYQHKARYVSTISDIETKPPETFPIICSSPLCNELEDLDCHFRACERCRLTYYCSKVCQKYHWKHGHKEECVPLIPKEEILKYYTEDVINDFQLYCISLSNSKMLESIMGQTIPKRKRGDGVRCLGVLVKNEQGQWVTIDEQIPDSKKHAFPHPRRNRPKD, encoded by the exons atggcggcggcgaTGGAGAAGTTGCAGTTACAGCGGGAAGGGACTGGTGTCCCGTACAAACAGCGGCTGGAG ATGCTGATTGGAGACTCCACTGACAATTTGATTAAACGTATAATGAGACTTATTCTGCAAGACACCTATGAGGCTCAGTCAGAACTACATACCATCATGCTGAATTTGTTTGAGAAAATTTCTATTAATGGAGCCGAGGACTGTCGCCCAGAAGCACATGTCTTCTTGCAGCGCTTTGCCGAAATTGCGTGGTCTGAACTGGTAGATGAATGCTTTGCCGAAGGTAGCATGAAGTTGATTCACTCACATTCCACATTTTTTCAGGCTTTAGGCTTCTTGCGTCGAATATCTTGTTACATGCCCTGTGTTAGACGAATGTGGGATAAGCGATACAGAATTGTTACAAACATTGGCATCATGCTTGTTTTTGATGGTGAAATTACACACCTGCGCCATTTCATCTGGCAGGAGTGCTTGAAGATTCTTTACAATTGCCTTGTCTTGTGCACTGAAGATGACATAAAGTATCTTTGCCAGTtacagatctttaactgcctaGAAGTAGCCTGGAAAATGTCTGATCAAAGATTGAACCTTGGGTTGCTTGTTAAAGCATGGCTGGTCTTGGCGGAGCATTATCACATTCAAATTTGTAAGCAAACATGGGATCGATCCTCCTTCCCCCAAATAATTTGGTACTTGTCACAAGAAGATGAGTATGAAATGGCTGGTGTACATGTCGCTAGAAAAGCCATGATGGCTGTGGAGAATCCTGAAGAATACAAGAAAAATCCTTACGTGCATTATCAACATAAAGCAAGGTATGTATCCACAATTTCGGACATAGAAACCAAACCACCAGAAACATTCCCGATTATATGCTCTTCTCCTCTGTGTAATGAACTGGAAGATTTGGACTGTCACTTCCGCGCTTGTGAACGCTGTCGGCTTACATATTACTGCAGTAAAGTCTGCCAGAAGTACCACTGGAAACATGGTCACAAAGAGGAATGTGTTCCCCTGATTCCAAAGGAAGAAATCCTGAAATACTACACTGAAGATGTGATAAATGACTTTCAACTGTACTGTATAAGCCTGTCGAATAGCAAGATGCTGGAAAGCATTATGGGTCAAACCATTCCGAAGCGCAAGAGAGGAGATGGCGTTCGCTGCTTAGGTGTTCTTGTTAAAAATGAGCAGGGCCAGTGGGTTACCATCGATGAACAAATACCAGATTCCAAGAAACATGCATTTCCTCATCCCAGAAGAAATCGACCCAAAGACTAA
- the LOC119973408 gene encoding uncharacterized protein LOC119973408 isoform X1, translated as MEAAGRRFFSPSLSICMTDFSSSHPQMLIGDSTDNLIKRIMRLILQDTYEAQSELHTIMLNLFEKISINGAEDCRPEAHVFLQRFAEIAWSELVDECFAEGSMKLIHSHSTFFQALGFLRRISCYMPCVRRMWDKRYRIVTNIGIMLVFDGEITHLRHFIWQECLKILYNCLVLCTEDDIKYLCQLQIFNCLEVAWKMSDQRLNLGLLVKAWLVLAEHYHIQICKQTWDRSSFPQIIWYLSQEDEYEMAGVHVARKAMMAVENPEEYKKNPYVHYQHKARYVSTISDIETKPPETFPIICSSPLCNELEDLDCHFRACERCRLTYYCSKVCQKYHWKHGHKEECVPLIPKEEILKYYTEDVINDFQLYCISLSNSKMLESIMGQTIPKRKRGDGVRCLGVLVKNEQGQWVTIDEQIPDSKKHAFPHPRRNRPKD; from the exons ATGGAGGCAGCGGGGAGACggtttttctctccctctctgtctatcTGTATGACTGACTTCAGCAGCTCACATCCCCAG ATGCTGATTGGAGACTCCACTGACAATTTGATTAAACGTATAATGAGACTTATTCTGCAAGACACCTATGAGGCTCAGTCAGAACTACATACCATCATGCTGAATTTGTTTGAGAAAATTTCTATTAATGGAGCCGAGGACTGTCGCCCAGAAGCACATGTCTTCTTGCAGCGCTTTGCCGAAATTGCGTGGTCTGAACTGGTAGATGAATGCTTTGCCGAAGGTAGCATGAAGTTGATTCACTCACATTCCACATTTTTTCAGGCTTTAGGCTTCTTGCGTCGAATATCTTGTTACATGCCCTGTGTTAGACGAATGTGGGATAAGCGATACAGAATTGTTACAAACATTGGCATCATGCTTGTTTTTGATGGTGAAATTACACACCTGCGCCATTTCATCTGGCAGGAGTGCTTGAAGATTCTTTACAATTGCCTTGTCTTGTGCACTGAAGATGACATAAAGTATCTTTGCCAGTtacagatctttaactgcctaGAAGTAGCCTGGAAAATGTCTGATCAAAGATTGAACCTTGGGTTGCTTGTTAAAGCATGGCTGGTCTTGGCGGAGCATTATCACATTCAAATTTGTAAGCAAACATGGGATCGATCCTCCTTCCCCCAAATAATTTGGTACTTGTCACAAGAAGATGAGTATGAAATGGCTGGTGTACATGTCGCTAGAAAAGCCATGATGGCTGTGGAGAATCCTGAAGAATACAAGAAAAATCCTTACGTGCATTATCAACATAAAGCAAGGTATGTATCCACAATTTCGGACATAGAAACCAAACCACCAGAAACATTCCCGATTATATGCTCTTCTCCTCTGTGTAATGAACTGGAAGATTTGGACTGTCACTTCCGCGCTTGTGAACGCTGTCGGCTTACATATTACTGCAGTAAAGTCTGCCAGAAGTACCACTGGAAACATGGTCACAAAGAGGAATGTGTTCCCCTGATTCCAAAGGAAGAAATCCTGAAATACTACACTGAAGATGTGATAAATGACTTTCAACTGTACTGTATAAGCCTGTCGAATAGCAAGATGCTGGAAAGCATTATGGGTCAAACCATTCCGAAGCGCAAGAGAGGAGATGGCGTTCGCTGCTTAGGTGTTCTTGTTAAAAATGAGCAGGGCCAGTGGGTTACCATCGATGAACAAATACCAGATTCCAAGAAACATGCATTTCCTCATCCCAGAAGAAATCGACCCAAAGACTAA